Proteins encoded within one genomic window of Flavobacterium oreochromis:
- a CDS encoding murein L,D-transpeptidase catalytic domain family protein has protein sequence MVYRFLPLVLLFLMSFSLKATDNVNCDLVTNESANAKLAKIEMIYFSLNTNHLALPPMECFKRAMLGYYSLKEKGLIEKEVLTVIDFSLSSTKKRMWVIDLVSNKILFNNLVSHGMKSGGEFANSFSNELNSSKSSLGFYITGETYVGKHGLSLKLDGQERGINDNARNRSVVMHGAEYANPGVIKMQGYLGRSQGCPAIPEAIKYDVINTVKGKTCLFIYHPTRAYDIASKLTA, from the coding sequence ATGGTTTACAGATTTTTGCCCCTTGTTTTGTTATTCTTAATGTCTTTTTCCCTAAAGGCTACTGATAACGTGAATTGTGATTTGGTAACGAATGAAAGCGCTAATGCTAAGTTAGCCAAAATTGAGATGATCTATTTTTCTTTAAATACAAACCATTTGGCATTACCGCCTATGGAGTGTTTTAAGAGAGCCATGTTAGGATATTATTCATTAAAAGAAAAAGGTTTAATAGAAAAAGAAGTATTGACTGTAATTGATTTTAGTTTATCATCAACTAAAAAAAGGATGTGGGTTATTGATTTGGTTTCGAATAAAATCTTATTTAATAATTTGGTTTCACACGGAATGAAATCAGGAGGAGAGTTTGCTAATAGTTTTTCAAACGAATTAAATTCTAGTAAGAGTAGTTTAGGGTTTTATATAACAGGAGAAACCTATGTAGGAAAACATGGATTATCTCTTAAATTAGATGGTCAAGAAAGAGGTATTAATGATAATGCTAGAAATCGTTCAGTTGTAATGCACGGAGCAGAATATGCTAATCCAGGTGTAATAAAAATGCAAGGTTACTTAGGTAGAAGTCAAGGATGTCCTGCTATACCTGAAGCGATAAAATATGATGTCATTAATACAGTAAAAGGAAAAACGTGTTTATTTATTTATCATCCGACTAGAGCTTATGATATCGCTAGTAAATTGACTGCTTAA
- a CDS encoding DUF6702 family protein, with protein sequence MIKKITLHLIAFFLLSSFTIHKFYVSIYQINYEPEKKRLQITTRIFIDDFNQVLFSKYHIKTALGEKEETERDVELMKKYLHETFKIKINGKFKSLYFVQKEIEGNVLVGYYKIENVSKLKLLEIYNNALLELNDEQQNLIHINNKGMKNSFLFSGNNTSGVLKY encoded by the coding sequence ATGATTAAGAAAATTACATTGCATTTAATTGCTTTTTTCCTTTTAAGCTCTTTTACTATTCATAAGTTTTATGTGTCTATATATCAAATTAATTATGAACCTGAAAAAAAGAGACTTCAAATAACAACTCGGATATTTATAGATGATTTTAATCAAGTATTATTTTCTAAATATCATATAAAGACTGCTTTAGGTGAGAAAGAAGAAACAGAAAGGGATGTAGAATTAATGAAAAAATATTTGCATGAAACATTTAAAATAAAAATAAATGGAAAATTTAAAAGCTTGTACTTTGTACAAAAAGAAATAGAAGGAAATGTTTTAGTTGGTTATTACAAAATAGAAAACGTATCGAAGTTAAAACTTCTTGAAATATATAATAATGCGCTCTTAGAGCTTAACGATGAACAACAAAATTTGATTCATATAAATAACAAAGGAATGAAAAACAGTTTTTTATTTTCGGGAAACAATACAAGTGGAGTGTTAAAGTATTGA
- the pepE gene encoding dipeptidase PepE, with protein MKKVILASTSTLYSGGYLEYLLPTLCNHFNKVKTLLFIPYAQPSGISYEAYTAKVEEAFAKIDISVKGIHEFKNPIEAVQNAEGIFTGGGNTFLLVSKLYEKGLVSVLKEVIEKGTPYLGTSAGSNIGGKTMNTTNDMPIILPPSFETLGLISFNLNPHYLDPVEGSTHMGETRETRINEFHKLNTTPVLGLREGSWLEVYNSDVFLRGDLTARLFRPNEFAVEMAPGENLNFLS; from the coding sequence ATGAAAAAAGTTATTTTAGCAAGTACATCCACTTTATATAGTGGTGGTTATTTAGAATATTTACTTCCTACTTTATGTAATCATTTTAACAAAGTAAAAACTTTGCTTTTCATACCGTATGCACAACCAAGCGGAATAAGTTATGAAGCATATACAGCAAAAGTAGAAGAGGCTTTTGCTAAAATTGACATTTCAGTAAAAGGAATACATGAATTTAAAAATCCAATAGAAGCAGTACAAAATGCTGAAGGTATTTTTACAGGAGGTGGCAATACTTTTTTATTAGTATCTAAACTTTACGAAAAAGGTCTCGTATCAGTTTTAAAAGAAGTAATTGAAAAAGGGACTCCTTATTTAGGTACAAGTGCAGGAAGTAATATTGGAGGAAAAACAATGAACACTACTAATGATATGCCTATCATTCTTCCTCCAAGTTTTGAGACATTAGGCTTAATTTCATTCAACTTAAATCCGCATTATTTAGATCCTGTTGAAGGTTCTACTCATATGGGAGAAACCCGAGAAACACGTATTAATGAATTTCACAAATTAAATACAACACCAGTTTTAGGACTACGTGAAGGAAGTTGGTTAGAAGTATATAATTCAGATGTTTTTTTAAGAGGTGATCTCACAGCGAGACTTTTTAGACCAAATGAATTTGCTGTAGAAATGGCTCCTGGAGAAAATTTAAATTTCTTAAGTTAA
- a CDS encoding Sec-independent protein translocase subunit TatA/TatB produces the protein MFGIGGGELIFIIFIALMLFGADKIPDIARTLGKGMAQLKNATNDIKSEIQNSTTGKEITQMTTDFSKEVESIKQNVQDRIMKDAPVQNSLDITKEIDEVKESFEDLTGPIKRQM, from the coding sequence ATGTTCGGAATTGGTGGCGGTGAATTAATATTCATCATCTTTATAGCTCTTATGTTATTTGGAGCAGATAAAATACCAGATATAGCACGTACTTTAGGAAAAGGAATGGCGCAGTTAAAAAACGCGACTAATGATATTAAATCAGAAATCCAAAATAGTACTACAGGGAAAGAAATAACTCAAATGACCACTGATTTTTCTAAAGAAGTAGAAAGTATAAAGCAAAATGTTCAGGATCGCATAATGAAAGATGCTCCTGTACAAAATTCCTTAGATATAACGAAAGAAATAGATGAGGTAAAAGAAAGCTTCGAAGATTTAACTGGACCTATAAAACGTCAGATGTAA
- a CDS encoding NAD(P)H-dependent flavin oxidoreductase, with product MAKTTLTELLDIKHPIIMAPMFLVSNTAMVIEGMKAGVAGCIPALNYRTLEELRNAIKELKAAKVEGGSFGFNLIVNKSNIKYKEQLRVLCEEKVDFIITSLGSPEETILEAHKVGIKVFCDVTDLKFAKKVESLKADAIIAVNNQAGGHRGDVDPEKLIKLLDENTSLPVISAGGVGCKADLNKMLNYGAIGVSIGSLFIPSDEANVSQEYKQACVDYGAKDIVMTEKISGTPCTVINTPYVQKIGTKLNWLERFLNTNKSLKKWAKLIRFMIGNNAVTKAATQATYKTVWVAGPTIEYSKSIQPVHKIIEGLIQ from the coding sequence ATGGCAAAAACCACATTAACAGAATTATTAGATATAAAACATCCTATTATAATGGCTCCTATGTTTTTAGTTTCTAATACCGCTATGGTGATAGAAGGTATGAAAGCAGGAGTTGCAGGTTGTATCCCTGCCTTAAACTATCGTACTCTTGAAGAGTTAAGAAATGCTATAAAAGAATTAAAAGCAGCTAAAGTAGAAGGTGGAAGTTTTGGTTTTAACCTCATCGTAAACAAATCAAATATTAAATATAAAGAACAACTAAGGGTTCTTTGTGAAGAAAAAGTAGATTTTATTATCACTTCATTAGGAAGTCCTGAAGAAACCATATTAGAAGCGCATAAAGTAGGAATTAAAGTTTTTTGTGATGTTACTGATCTTAAATTTGCTAAAAAAGTGGAAAGCTTAAAGGCTGATGCTATTATAGCAGTAAATAATCAAGCTGGAGGACATAGAGGTGATGTAGATCCTGAAAAACTAATTAAATTATTAGATGAAAACACCTCTTTACCTGTTATTTCTGCTGGCGGTGTAGGATGTAAAGCTGACTTAAACAAAATGCTTAATTACGGAGCTATAGGTGTTTCTATCGGAAGTCTTTTTATTCCTTCTGACGAAGCAAATGTATCACAAGAATACAAACAAGCTTGTGTAGATTATGGAGCAAAAGACATTGTAATGACTGAAAAAATTTCAGGAACACCTTGTACAGTTATTAATACTCCTTATGTTCAAAAAATAGGAACAAAATTAAATTGGCTAGAACGATTTTTAAACACAAATAAAAGTCTAAAAAAATGGGCTAAATTAATTCGTTTTATGATTGGAAATAATGCAGTAACGAAAGCTGCCACACAAGCTACTTATAAAACAGTTTGGGTTGCTGGTCCAACAATAGAATATTCTAAATCTATTCAACCTGTACACAAAATAATAGAGGGGCTCATTCAATAA
- a CDS encoding DegT/DnrJ/EryC1/StrS family aminotransferase → MRKIQMVDLKSQYDKIKEEVNTSIQEVLDTTTYINGPLVHQFQADLEKYLGVKHVIPCANGTDALQIAMMGLGLKPGDEVITADFTFAATVEVIALLQLTPVLVDVDMDTMNISIEAIKKVITPKTKAIVPVHLFGRAANMDEIMEIASENNLYVIEDNAQAIGANYTFKNGSKAKVGAIGHVGATSFFPSKNLGCYGDGGAIFTNDDELAHVIRGIVNHGMYIRYHHDVVGVNSRLDTIQAAVLKAKLPHLDTYNNARREAAYKYNQALASNLNIVTPQFDINNDDHVFHQYVFRVTNGKRDALLEYLQSKQIPCAIYYPIPLHSQKAYLDSRYNETDFPVTNQLVKEVIALPMHTELDDEQIKFITDVVLDFVG, encoded by the coding sequence ATGAGAAAGATACAAATGGTTGATTTAAAAAGCCAATATGATAAAATAAAAGAAGAAGTTAATACTTCCATTCAGGAAGTTTTAGATACTACAACCTATATCAATGGACCTTTAGTTCATCAATTTCAAGCAGATTTAGAAAAATATTTAGGAGTTAAACATGTAATACCATGCGCTAATGGAACAGATGCTCTACAAATTGCTATGATGGGATTAGGGTTAAAACCAGGAGACGAAGTAATAACAGCTGATTTTACTTTTGCAGCTACCGTAGAAGTTATTGCATTGTTACAGTTAACCCCTGTGTTAGTTGATGTAGATATGGATACAATGAATATTTCTATTGAAGCAATTAAAAAAGTAATAACCCCTAAAACAAAAGCCATTGTCCCTGTACATTTGTTTGGTCGTGCTGCAAACATGGATGAAATAATGGAAATAGCTAGTGAAAATAATTTATATGTTATTGAAGATAATGCACAGGCTATAGGTGCTAATTATACTTTTAAAAATGGATCTAAAGCGAAAGTAGGAGCAATAGGTCATGTAGGAGCAACTTCCTTTTTTCCCTCTAAAAATTTAGGGTGTTATGGTGATGGTGGAGCTATTTTTACTAATGATGATGAACTAGCTCATGTTATTAGAGGTATTGTGAATCATGGAATGTATATACGTTATCACCATGATGTTGTAGGAGTAAATTCTCGATTAGATACTATTCAAGCAGCTGTTTTAAAAGCAAAATTACCACATTTAGATACTTATAATAATGCACGTAGAGAGGCTGCTTATAAATACAATCAAGCTTTAGCTTCAAATCTTAACATAGTTACACCTCAATTTGATATTAATAATGATGATCATGTATTTCATCAATATGTATTTAGGGTAACAAATGGAAAACGTGATGCCTTATTAGAATATCTACAGTCAAAACAAATACCATGTGCAATCTATTATCCAATTCCTTTACATAGCCAAAAAGCGTATTTAGATTCGCGTTATAATGAAACCGATTTTCCTGTAACAAATCAGTTAGTAAAAGAGGTGATAGCTTTACCAATGCATACGGAGTTAGATGATGAACAGATAAAATTTATTACTGATGTAGTTTTAGATTTTGTGGGATAA
- a CDS encoding L,D-transpeptidase family protein, translated as MIQFQNRHGLQTDGRIGLGTLKALNHSKEYRKQQIMVNLERWRWFPSDLGTNYLAVNLTDFQLQVVENNDTTKTYRVVIGQPKRKTPILSSKVDNIIFNPTWTVPPTIIKEDLIPAATKNRSYFYKSKIKIFNSKNKEIAPYEWKPEDALSYKYVQNPGYNNSLGLVKINFSNKHLVFMHDTNHRDLFENQYRALSSGCVRIEKPLPLAEYLLKDKLKKQYIKEEIIQKNKPKGSTPIFKKKLIEVPTYSLAEIDTIIQKKETKAVKVSQNFGIHFLYFTAWSDKGILQFRNDIYQYDSELYTRLSSQFTSDIISSSRMINK; from the coding sequence ATCATTCAATTCCAAAACCGTCATGGTTTACAAACAGATGGACGAATAGGCTTAGGTACTCTAAAAGCTTTAAACCATAGCAAAGAATATCGCAAACAACAAATCATGGTAAATCTTGAAAGATGGAGATGGTTTCCTTCTGATTTAGGAACCAATTATTTAGCTGTTAATCTTACTGATTTTCAATTACAAGTTGTAGAAAATAATGATACTACAAAAACTTATCGAGTAGTCATTGGTCAACCTAAACGTAAAACCCCTATTCTTTCTTCAAAGGTTGACAATATCATTTTCAACCCTACTTGGACAGTTCCTCCTACGATTATTAAAGAGGATTTGATTCCTGCTGCTACAAAAAATAGAAGTTATTTTTACAAGAGCAAAATCAAAATTTTTAATTCTAAAAATAAGGAAATAGCGCCATATGAATGGAAACCTGAAGATGCTTTAAGTTATAAATATGTACAAAATCCTGGTTATAATAATTCTTTAGGCTTAGTAAAAATAAATTTTAGCAACAAGCATTTAGTGTTTATGCATGACACAAATCATAGAGACCTTTTTGAGAATCAATATCGAGCTTTAAGCTCTGGATGTGTTAGAATAGAAAAGCCACTACCTTTGGCTGAATATTTACTAAAGGATAAATTGAAAAAACAATATATAAAAGAAGAAATTATTCAAAAAAATAAACCTAAAGGCTCTACTCCTATATTCAAGAAAAAACTCATAGAAGTTCCTACTTATTCACTGGCTGAAATAGACACTATCATTCAAAAAAAAGAGACAAAAGCTGTAAAAGTAAGTCAGAATTTTGGAATTCATTTTCTATATTTTACAGCTTGGTCTGATAAGGGAATTTTGCAATTTAGAAACGATATTTATCAATATGATTCTGAATTATACACACGATTAAGCAGTCAATTTACTAGCGATATCATAAGCTCTAGTCGGATGATAAATAAATAA
- the gpmI gene encoding 2,3-bisphosphoglycerate-independent phosphoglycerate mutase — protein sequence MNKKVILMILDGWGKSPDPKVSAIDQAHTPFIDNLYTNFPNATLRTDGLNVGLPEGQMGNSEVGHMNLGAGRIVYQDLAKINLAVQNKTLNNEKVLIEAFEYAKNNNKPIHFLGLVSDGGVHSHTDHLKGLLDATKDHNVEKVFIHAFTDGRDVDPKSGIKHIEELAEYCTHSSAKIATITGRYFAMDRDKRWERVKKAYDVMVHGIGKKATDPTAAIKESYLNNITDEFIEPIVLVDKNEEPLTTIQNGDVVIFFNFRTDRGRELTEVLSQKNLDEHNMRHLDLYYVTMTNYDDTYKNVHVIYDKDNITETLGEVVAKAGKKQIRIAETEKYPHVTFFFSGGREEPFEGESRILCPSPKVATYDLQPEMSAFDLKNALIPELQKEAVDFVCLNFANGDMVGHTGDMKAAIKACEAVDQCVKDVISTALEHNYTTILIADHGNCDTMINPDGSPNTAHTTNPVPIILIDKELNNINSGVLGDIAPTILELMGIPKPLVMTSNSLL from the coding sequence ATGAATAAAAAAGTAATTTTAATGATTCTTGACGGCTGGGGAAAATCGCCAGACCCTAAAGTATCAGCTATTGATCAAGCACATACCCCTTTTATAGATAATCTTTACACAAATTTCCCCAATGCCACATTACGAACTGACGGACTTAATGTAGGATTACCAGAGGGACAAATGGGAAATAGCGAAGTAGGCCATATGAATCTTGGAGCAGGAAGAATAGTATATCAAGATTTAGCAAAAATTAACTTAGCTGTTCAAAACAAAACATTAAACAATGAAAAAGTATTAATAGAAGCTTTTGAATATGCCAAAAATAACAATAAACCTATACATTTCTTAGGCTTAGTATCAGATGGAGGAGTTCACTCCCACACAGATCATTTAAAAGGGTTATTGGATGCTACAAAAGATCATAATGTAGAAAAAGTTTTCATTCATGCCTTTACAGATGGTCGTGATGTAGATCCTAAATCAGGAATAAAACACATAGAAGAATTAGCTGAATACTGTACTCATTCAAGTGCTAAAATTGCTACTATTACAGGACGCTATTTTGCTATGGATCGTGACAAACGATGGGAACGTGTAAAAAAAGCGTATGATGTTATGGTACATGGAATTGGTAAAAAAGCAACAGATCCTACAGCTGCTATAAAAGAAAGTTATCTCAATAACATTACAGACGAATTTATTGAACCCATTGTATTAGTAGATAAAAATGAAGAGCCTTTAACAACAATACAAAATGGGGATGTTGTTATCTTCTTTAATTTCAGAACTGATAGAGGCCGTGAATTAACGGAAGTACTTTCTCAAAAAAATCTTGATGAACACAATATGCGTCATTTAGATTTATATTATGTTACCATGACTAACTATGACGATACTTATAAAAATGTACACGTTATTTATGACAAAGATAACATTACAGAAACCTTAGGGGAAGTAGTAGCGAAAGCTGGCAAAAAACAAATCAGAATAGCTGAAACAGAAAAATACCCACATGTTACTTTTTTCTTTTCTGGAGGACGAGAAGAACCTTTTGAAGGAGAAAGTCGCATTTTATGTCCATCTCCTAAAGTTGCAACATATGACTTACAACCAGAAATGAGTGCTTTTGATTTAAAAAACGCATTAATTCCTGAATTACAAAAAGAAGCTGTAGACTTTGTGTGTCTTAATTTTGCAAACGGAGATATGGTAGGACATACAGGAGATATGAAGGCAGCTATTAAAGCCTGTGAAGCAGTAGATCAATGCGTAAAAGATGTTATTTCAACTGCTTTAGAACATAATTATACAACCATATTAATTGCTGATCACGGTAATTGTGACACTATGATAAATCCTGATGGAAGTCCTAATACAGCTCACACAACAAACCCTGTTCCTATTATACTAATAGATAAAGAATTAAACAATATAAACAGTGGGGTTCTAGGTGATATAGCTCCTACTATTTTAGAATTAATGGGGATTCCGAAACCATTAGTTATGACTAGCAACTCACTTTTATAA
- a CDS encoding O-methyltransferase, translated as MHFISEDLENYVTHHSENEPELLARLNKETHQKILQPRMLSGHFQGRVLSMLSKLIRPNTILEIGTYTGYAALCLAEGLIINGTLDTIDNNEELYDFQKKYFDQSPWANQIHQHLGNALEIIPTLNKKFDLVFIDADKENYINYFHLILPMMNSGGIILSDNVLWSGKVLEDVKANDKSTKILLEYNQLLKNDPRVETVLLPIRDGLTVSRVL; from the coding sequence ATGCATTTCATTTCAGAAGATTTAGAAAACTATGTCACTCATCATAGCGAGAACGAACCTGAGCTTTTAGCTCGTTTAAACAAAGAAACGCACCAAAAAATACTGCAACCTCGTATGTTAAGTGGTCATTTTCAAGGACGTGTTTTAAGCATGCTATCTAAGCTAATACGCCCTAATACTATTCTTGAAATAGGAACCTACACAGGCTATGCTGCGTTATGCTTAGCAGAAGGTTTAATTATTAATGGAACACTGGATACTATAGATAACAACGAGGAATTGTATGATTTTCAAAAAAAATATTTTGACCAATCTCCTTGGGCTAATCAGATACATCAGCATTTAGGAAACGCATTAGAAATCATTCCTACTCTAAACAAAAAATTTGATTTAGTTTTTATAGATGCAGATAAGGAAAATTATATTAACTATTTTCATCTAATACTTCCCATGATGAATTCTGGAGGTATAATTTTATCTGATAATGTATTATGGAGCGGTAAAGTACTGGAAGACGTAAAAGCAAATGATAAAAGCACAAAAATTCTTTTAGAATACAATCAACTTTTAAAAAATGACCCTAGGGTAGAAACGGTTTTACTTCCTATAAGAGATGGATTAACGGTGAGCAGAGTTTTATAA
- a CDS encoding M1 family metallopeptidase translates to MKKLTSLVVALFSTFLGVAQESKSKSKSETHTDQSKFRQMYDLMATPNMYRTASGAPGPEYYQQRADYKMDIELDDKKARLYGVETITYTNNAKESLDYLWVQLDQNLFAKTSKTPLVRNEKIDPAISARAFSRTYMEEKFDGGFNIEYIKDAMGQPISYTINETMMRVDLKKPLAKGEKFIFTIKWWYNVGNYMVDGGRSGYEQFPDGNRLYVLAQFFPRMAVYNDVEGWQNMQFWGQGEFALPFGNYEVNITVPADHIMEATGTLQNRAEVLTPVQLQRYLQAEKTFDKPVIIATQEEAVEREKSWSDKKKVWRFKAENVRDFGISTSRKFILDAMAVQLGDKKVMATSIYPKEGNPLWEQYSTKIVAHTLKSYSAKTFDYPYPKAVSVNAQDQGMEYPMICWNFGRPDEKGNYSDHLKYGMMGVIVHEVGHNFFPMIVNSDERQWTWMDEGLNTFLEYLAEIEWDPNFPTDRGPAKMIVPYMSGDQNGIEPIMSNSEVIKQFGNNAYGKPATALNILRETIMGRELFDYAFKTYANRWKFKHPTPEDFFRTMEDASGVDLDWFWRGWFYTTDYNDIGVKEVKQFFITNDEPAGFKAQEVTRKNRFRASGPKVYMVEKSSVDFKPAMDKSFETKEIKTLEDFINTNFTAEEKAKLVTPKYFYQVTFDKPGGLVMPLLVEITYEDNTTENYKFPAQIWLKNDKEVSRVFATQKIIKKIKIDPKEETADIDVSNNTWPKEEIKSKFD, encoded by the coding sequence ATGAAAAAATTAACGTCTCTAGTAGTTGCGTTATTCTCTACTTTTCTAGGAGTGGCCCAAGAATCAAAGAGTAAGTCTAAATCAGAAACTCATACAGATCAAAGTAAGTTTCGTCAGATGTATGATTTAATGGCTACGCCCAATATGTATCGTACTGCTTCAGGAGCTCCAGGGCCTGAATATTATCAGCAACGTGCAGACTATAAAATGGATATTGAGTTAGATGATAAAAAAGCACGTTTATACGGAGTAGAAACCATTACTTATACAAATAATGCAAAGGAATCATTAGATTATTTATGGGTGCAGCTAGATCAAAATCTTTTTGCAAAAACATCTAAAACACCTTTAGTAAGAAATGAAAAAATAGATCCAGCTATCAGTGCTAGAGCATTTTCACGTACTTATATGGAGGAAAAATTTGATGGCGGTTTTAATATAGAATATATTAAAGATGCTATGGGACAACCTATTTCTTATACGATTAATGAAACCATGATGCGTGTTGATTTGAAAAAGCCCTTAGCAAAAGGAGAAAAATTTATTTTTACTATAAAATGGTGGTACAACGTAGGAAATTATATGGTAGATGGAGGACGTAGTGGCTATGAACAATTTCCAGATGGAAATAGATTATATGTTCTAGCTCAATTTTTTCCTCGTATGGCCGTATATAATGATGTAGAAGGATGGCAAAATATGCAATTTTGGGGACAAGGAGAATTTGCTTTGCCTTTTGGAAATTATGAAGTAAATATAACTGTGCCAGCAGATCATATAATGGAAGCTACAGGTACCTTGCAAAATAGAGCAGAGGTTCTAACTCCTGTCCAATTACAGCGTTATTTACAAGCAGAAAAAACATTTGATAAACCCGTAATTATAGCCACCCAAGAAGAAGCTGTAGAAAGAGAAAAATCTTGGTCAGATAAAAAGAAAGTATGGCGTTTTAAAGCAGAAAATGTACGTGATTTTGGGATTTCTACTTCTCGAAAATTTATTTTAGATGCTATGGCGGTTCAATTAGGAGATAAAAAAGTAATGGCTACTTCTATTTATCCTAAAGAAGGGAATCCTTTATGGGAGCAATATTCAACTAAAATCGTAGCTCATACTTTAAAAAGTTATTCTGCAAAAACATTTGATTATCCTTATCCTAAAGCAGTTTCTGTTAATGCACAAGATCAAGGAATGGAATATCCCATGATTTGTTGGAATTTTGGAAGACCAGATGAAAAAGGAAATTATTCAGACCATTTAAAGTATGGTATGATGGGAGTTATAGTTCATGAGGTAGGACATAATTTTTTTCCAATGATAGTTAATTCTGATGAACGTCAATGGACATGGATGGATGAGGGATTAAATACTTTTTTAGAGTATTTAGCGGAGATAGAATGGGATCCTAATTTTCCAACTGATCGAGGTCCAGCTAAAATGATAGTTCCATATATGAGTGGAGATCAAAATGGTATAGAGCCTATTATGTCTAATTCTGAAGTTATTAAACAATTTGGTAATAATGCTTATGGGAAACCTGCAACAGCGTTGAATATTTTAAGAGAAACTATTATGGGGCGTGAGCTTTTTGATTACGCATTTAAAACCTATGCAAATCGTTGGAAATTTAAACATCCTACTCCTGAAGACTTTTTTAGAACAATGGAAGACGCGTCAGGAGTTGACTTAGATTGGTTTTGGCGCGGTTGGTTTTACACAACTGACTACAATGATATAGGAGTAAAAGAAGTAAAACAATTTTTTATAACAAATGATGAACCAGCTGGTTTTAAGGCACAAGAAGTAACACGGAAAAATCGTTTTAGAGCATCAGGACCTAAAGTGTATATGGTTGAAAAATCAAGTGTTGATTTTAAACCAGCAATGGATAAGTCTTTTGAAACAAAAGAAATAAAAACATTAGAAGATTTTATAAATACAAATTTTACAGCGGAAGAAAAAGCTAAATTAGTAACACCTAAATACTTTTATCAAGTTACTTTTGATAAACCAGGAGGTTTAGTAATGCCTTTATTAGTTGAAATTACTTATGAAGATAATACAACAGAAAATTATAAATTTCCAGCTCAAATTTGGTTAAAAAATGATAAAGAAGTTTCACGCGTTTTTGCGACTCAAAAAATTATAAAAAAAATAAAGATAGATCCTAAAGAAGAAACCGCAGATATTGATGTTTCAAATAATACTTGGCCAAAAGAAGAAATTAAATCTAAATTTGATTAA